In Desulforamulus hydrothermalis Lam5 = DSM 18033, a genomic segment contains:
- a CDS encoding tRNA lysidine(34) synthetase, whose translation MSNNLPKSMLTQVTRAITHFSLIQPGDKVVVGVSGGKDSNSLLFCLNMYRQRYLRKIPFQLHAVHLDMGLGAEIEPLKDYCRRLDIPLTVKATDIGAILFDIRKESNPCALCANLRRGALHNTALELGYNKVALAHHLDDVLETFLMSLLYNGNMKTFSPKTYLDRARLTLIRPFVYVTESQILQLLPQKNIPVIHNPCPANKKTKREEIKKLVNDLSFQYPDVRQKFLTALHNFDPKNLWPAKENQKGRWG comes from the coding sequence ATGAGTAATAATTTGCCAAAATCCATGTTAACCCAGGTAACCCGAGCCATAACCCACTTCTCCCTTATCCAACCCGGCGATAAGGTGGTGGTGGGAGTATCCGGCGGCAAAGACAGTAATTCGCTGCTCTTTTGCCTAAATATGTACCGCCAAAGATATCTAAGAAAAATTCCTTTCCAATTGCACGCTGTTCACCTGGATATGGGGCTGGGAGCTGAGATAGAACCGTTAAAAGATTATTGCCGCCGGCTGGACATACCTTTAACCGTAAAAGCCACAGATATTGGCGCCATATTATTTGACATCAGAAAGGAAAGCAATCCCTGTGCCCTGTGCGCCAATCTGCGCCGGGGTGCTTTGCATAATACGGCCCTGGAGCTGGGCTATAACAAGGTAGCACTGGCTCACCACCTGGATGATGTGTTGGAAACCTTTTTAATGAGTTTGCTTTATAACGGCAACATGAAAACCTTTTCGCCCAAAACTTATTTAGATCGTGCCCGGCTTACATTAATCAGACCCTTTGTTTACGTTACTGAATCCCAGATACTGCAATTGCTGCCCCAGAAAAACATCCCGGTAATTCATAACCCCTGCCCGGCTAACAAGAAAACCAAACGGGAAGAAATAAAAAAATTGGTTAACGATCTATCCTTCCAGTACCCTGATGTGCGTCAAAAATTTCTTACGGCATTGCATAATTTTGACCCTAAGAACCTGTGGCCGGCTAAAGAAAACCAAAAGGGCCGTTGGGGATAA
- a CDS encoding MFS transporter → MSPQIKAAGVVFMFESLNEYIRVIYQFNKAQYALLVVALMSAVGVSVGLFAELVLRLLKIKGEP, encoded by the coding sequence TTGTCACCACAAATCAAGGCTGCCGGGGTGGTCTTTATGTTTGAATCTCTTAATGAATATATCAGGGTTATCTATCAATTTAATAAGGCTCAGTATGCTTTGCTGGTGGTAGCTTTGATGTCTGCGGTGGGAGTATCCGTAGGGCTGTTTGCAGAGTTGGTGTTGAGATTATTAAAAATAAAGGGCGAGCCGTAG
- the uraA gene encoding uracil permease produces the protein MVKREIQVEERLPIIQTLPLSLQHLFAMFGATVLVPILFKVDPATVLLFNGIGTLLYLFICKGRIPAYLGSSFAFLSPVFVVLGKYDYSAALGGFIIVGIIFSAVALIIGAVGTKWIDVVFPPAAMGAIVAVIGLELAPVAAQMAGLAAEAGKPYVADPKVITVSLFTLGVTILGSMIFRGFLAIIPILVGVVAGYILSIFTGLVSTEAIAKAPWFAKPTFYSPTFNADAIMIIIPAALVVIAEHVGHLFVTSNIVGRDLAKDPGLHRSLLGNGLSTLLSGCFGSTPNTTYGENIGVMAITKVYSTWVIGGAALIAIVLSFIGKLSAAIQSIPTPVMGGVSLLLFGVIAASGIRMLVEAKVDYSKASNLILTSVVLIIGVSGAQVQLGAVSLRGMGLATVVAICLSIFFRLLEKVRLSNESSSH, from the coding sequence ATGGTAAAACGAGAGATTCAAGTGGAAGAACGACTGCCCATTATACAAACGCTGCCCCTCAGCCTGCAGCATTTATTTGCCATGTTTGGGGCTACCGTTCTGGTACCGATCTTATTTAAGGTGGATCCTGCCACTGTGTTGCTGTTTAACGGCATCGGTACTCTGCTGTACTTATTTATTTGTAAAGGCCGTATTCCTGCCTATTTAGGCTCCAGCTTTGCTTTCCTTTCGCCTGTCTTTGTGGTCTTGGGCAAGTATGACTACAGTGCCGCACTGGGAGGCTTTATAATCGTAGGTATCATTTTCTCGGCGGTGGCATTAATCATCGGCGCTGTGGGAACCAAATGGATAGATGTGGTCTTTCCGCCGGCGGCCATGGGCGCCATTGTGGCGGTCATCGGCCTGGAGCTGGCGCCTGTGGCGGCCCAGATGGCCGGCCTGGCCGCCGAAGCCGGCAAACCCTATGTCGCTGACCCCAAAGTTATAACCGTGTCACTTTTCACCTTAGGCGTTACAATCTTAGGTTCCATGATATTCCGTGGTTTCCTGGCAATTATCCCCATCCTGGTGGGGGTGGTGGCCGGCTATATCCTCTCGATTTTTACCGGACTTGTCAGTACTGAAGCAATCGCCAAGGCCCCCTGGTTTGCCAAGCCTACCTTCTACAGCCCCACATTTAACGCTGACGCAATTATGATAATTATTCCGGCAGCTCTGGTGGTAATTGCCGAACACGTTGGCCACCTGTTTGTCACCAGCAACATTGTGGGGCGTGATCTGGCCAAAGATCCCGGATTGCACCGTTCCCTGCTGGGCAACGGTTTGTCTACCTTGCTGTCCGGCTGCTTTGGCTCCACCCCTAATACTACTTACGGTGAAAACATCGGTGTTATGGCCATTACCAAGGTGTACAGCACTTGGGTTATTGGCGGCGCCGCCTTGATTGCCATCGTCCTCTCCTTTATCGGGAAGCTGTCAGCAGCCATTCAAAGCATTCCCACACCGGTGATGGGCGGTGTCTCCCTGCTGTTGTTTGGCGTCATCGCCGCCTCGGGTATTCGCATGCTGGTGGAAGCCAAGGTTGATTACAGCAAAGCCTCCAACCTGATTCTTACCTCTGTGGTGCTGATTATCGGCGTCAGTGGCGCCCAAGTTCAGTTGGGGGCGGTTAGTCTGCGCGGCATGGGGCTGGCTACGGTGGTAGCCATCTGTTTGAGTATCTTCTTCCGCCTGCTGGAAAAAGTCCGCTTAAGCAATGAAAGCAGCAGCCATTAA
- a CDS encoding cell division protein SepF, producing the protein MSKGFVDKFLTFIGFEEVEEESEKPGLAAFKDMKNVKHQNRAELQAVPAARQTKIVSTQPRTFTDVQVVAEHLKGGQPVIVNLSQVQPEEAQRILDYASGVAFALNGSAKKVNAEIFLFVPSGIDIVGAGDIRNLSQVVEPVEEKIKSRWFKSETA; encoded by the coding sequence TTGTCTAAAGGATTTGTGGACAAATTTCTTACTTTTATTGGTTTCGAAGAAGTGGAAGAGGAAAGTGAAAAACCGGGACTGGCTGCTTTTAAAGATATGAAAAACGTTAAGCATCAGAACCGTGCTGAGTTACAGGCGGTGCCGGCAGCCAGACAAACCAAAATTGTTTCTACCCAGCCGAGAACCTTTACTGATGTTCAGGTGGTGGCAGAGCATTTAAAGGGCGGTCAGCCGGTGATCGTCAATTTGTCACAGGTGCAGCCTGAGGAAGCCCAGCGCATTCTGGACTACGCCAGCGGTGTTGCCTTTGCTTTAAACGGGTCTGCTAAAAAAGTAAATGCAGAGATTTTTCTGTTTGTTCCCAGTGGGATTGATATTGTTGGCGCAGGTGATATAAGAAACTTAAGCCAGGTTGTCGAACCGGTGGAAGAAAAGATAAAATCCCGCTGGTTTAAGTCTGAAACAGCATAA
- a CDS encoding glutaredoxin domain-containing protein — protein MGDYHVTLFISPWNKTGCDEAKKYLDRKGINYEIKNTQDPGARGELINKTGGLDTPTLDVNGHLVVGFLPQKWDHLLNPEPLELT, from the coding sequence ATGGGTGATTATCATGTAACACTTTTTATATCTCCCTGGAATAAAACAGGTTGTGATGAAGCAAAAAAATATTTGGACCGCAAGGGAATCAATTATGAAATAAAAAACACCCAGGATCCCGGCGCCAGGGGAGAATTAATCAATAAAACCGGCGGCTTGGATACGCCGACTCTCGATGTCAACGGCCACTTGGTGGTGGGATTTTTGCCGCAAAAGTGGGATCATTTGTTAAACCCGGAACCATTGGAACTTACCTAG
- a CDS encoding sulfite exporter TauE/SafE family protein, with protein MLHLPIANADVNGWALLYIGFIVGILGGFFGIGGAFIVTPALNILGFPMAFAIGTDIAHIFGKSIVATFKHALLRHVDFKLGLFMGLLGMYGVSLGKQTVLYLEKMGQVGPIVRMVYIIVLFTLGIFMIGEYYRYSRLSENEKISAEKNKPRLAGWVQRLRVGPYISFSTSQVKSISLWVILFLSIFSGLVSGFLGVGGGFIRVPILIYALGLPTVMAVGTDLFAILITNSWGAYIYALAGKVEIIGALVMVVGAAVGAQIGSVATAYIKGMKIRLYFGITLLLVGVSVFLKQMLLPLLAAYLLLGSATVLGIIIVYMLVRSVQEQARQAETAAQLIKR; from the coding sequence TTGCTCCACTTACCCATTGCCAACGCGGATGTAAACGGATGGGCTTTGTTGTATATTGGTTTTATCGTAGGTATATTGGGAGGATTTTTTGGTATCGGGGGAGCGTTTATAGTTACGCCGGCTCTGAATATTTTGGGCTTTCCCATGGCCTTTGCCATTGGCACGGATATTGCTCATATTTTTGGAAAATCTATTGTAGCCACATTTAAACATGCCCTGTTGCGTCATGTTGATTTCAAACTGGGACTTTTTATGGGCCTGCTGGGGATGTACGGTGTTTCATTAGGCAAGCAAACCGTTTTATATCTGGAAAAAATGGGACAGGTGGGTCCCATAGTGAGGATGGTTTATATTATTGTATTATTTACCCTGGGGATTTTCATGATCGGAGAATATTATCGTTACTCCCGCTTGAGCGAAAATGAAAAAATATCTGCCGAAAAAAATAAGCCCCGGCTGGCCGGTTGGGTGCAAAGGCTGAGAGTTGGTCCTTATATAAGTTTTTCTACCTCCCAGGTAAAATCTATTTCTCTCTGGGTTATTTTATTTCTCAGCATTTTCAGTGGCCTGGTTTCGGGTTTTTTGGGTGTCGGCGGGGGATTTATCAGAGTACCTATATTAATTTATGCTCTCGGGTTGCCCACTGTAATGGCTGTGGGAACTGATTTATTTGCTATTCTTATTACTAATTCCTGGGGAGCCTATATTTATGCCCTGGCGGGTAAGGTGGAAATCATTGGCGCCCTGGTTATGGTGGTGGGCGCTGCGGTGGGAGCGCAAATCGGATCGGTGGCCACAGCTTATATCAAAGGTATGAAAATTCGCCTTTATTTCGGTATAACATTATTGTTAGTGGGCGTGTCGGTGTTTCTTAAGCAAATGCTTTTGCCGTTGCTGGCTGCTTACCTGTTGCTGGGTTCTGCCACTGTTCTGGGTATAATCATTGTTTATATGCTGGTAAGGTCAGTGCAAGAACAGGCACGACAGGCAGAAACGGCAGCACAGTTGATAAAACGATAA
- the upp gene encoding uracil phosphoribosyltransferase, whose amino-acid sequence MKSVTVLRHPLVDEQLQLLRDKNSDITVFRSAMTRLGYLLAVEATKDAPVGTSQVTTPLGVETPVTVLQDNKILLVPILRAGLGLVDSFLSLLPKAKVAHIGVSRDHQTLEAKLYVNSLPKDLSGFKRIFVLDPMLATGNSCVKALEVLTECGADAADIKVICAFAVKEGLDQVGSKFPQTSVITAVVDPILNNIGYISPGCGDAGDRLYLL is encoded by the coding sequence ATGAAATCAGTAACCGTTTTACGCCATCCGCTGGTGGATGAACAGCTTCAACTTCTGAGGGACAAAAACAGCGATATTACCGTTTTCCGGTCCGCTATGACCCGTTTGGGATATCTGTTGGCTGTTGAAGCAACCAAAGATGCACCGGTTGGCACATCCCAGGTAACCACGCCGCTGGGCGTGGAGACCCCGGTAACTGTTTTGCAGGATAATAAAATTCTGCTGGTACCTATTTTAAGAGCCGGTTTAGGCCTGGTGGACAGCTTTCTCTCCCTTTTGCCGAAAGCCAAGGTGGCCCACATCGGCGTATCCCGGGATCACCAAACTCTGGAGGCAAAACTTTACGTTAATAGTTTGCCAAAAGACCTGTCTGGTTTTAAACGTATTTTTGTCCTGGATCCCATGCTGGCCACCGGCAACAGTTGTGTTAAAGCTTTAGAAGTTTTAACCGAATGCGGGGCGGATGCCGCTGACATAAAAGTGATTTGCGCATTTGCCGTTAAGGAAGGATTGGATCAAGTGGGCAGCAAGTTTCCCCAGACCTCTGTTATAACAGCAGTTGTTGATCCAATTCTTAACAATATTGGATATATTTCCCCGGGTTGCGGGGATGCCGGAGACAGGTTATACTTACTTTAA